In the Acidobacteriota bacterium genome, one interval contains:
- the ftsL gene encoding cell division protein FtsL codes for MSAVDFEYAIKKDIRNNPIVREVDEARQRELWRSLAVGAFLVGVLLFSAWQHFELISHGYQIERLQRERAAEEEINRHLRLEIETLKSPARIERIATEKLHMVAPAAGDAIVIEKVTPPAPPDKAVVASR; via the coding sequence ATGAGCGCGGTTGATTTCGAATACGCCATCAAGAAGGACATCCGCAACAACCCCATCGTCCGGGAGGTGGACGAGGCGCGGCAGCGCGAGCTGTGGCGCTCGCTCGCGGTCGGCGCGTTCCTCGTGGGCGTCCTGCTCTTCTCGGCGTGGCAGCACTTCGAGTTGATCAGCCATGGCTACCAGATCGAACGGCTGCAGCGGGAGCGCGCGGCCGAGGAAGAGATCAACCGTCACCTGCGCCTCGAGATCGAGACGCTGAAGTCGCCCGCGCGGATCGAGCGGATCGCGACAGAGAAGCTGCACATGGTGGCGCCCGCGGCGGGCGACGCCATCGTCATCGAGAAGGTCACGCCGCCGGCCCCGCCTGACAAGGCGGTCGTCGCGTCGCGGTAA
- the ychF gene encoding redox-regulated ATPase YchF, with protein sequence MLRAGLIGFPSSGKTTLFQLMTSAREAPKASAKADANVGVSRVPDERLDRLTALFNPKKHVPATVEFADIAHGAARGGSAAQALLDVAPYRNADALLHVVRGFRDESVPHSKQTIDPARDAREMEEELILADLGVVERRLERLERDLRKQNLPELKREQDVLQRCRARLDEGRALRGLELEPEDARRLRGFQLLSAKPVLLVLNVDEADLSHADEAIHDAGFDQILASGAARAVPACAKIELEIAQLEPADAAAFMADLGLKESGLDRVIRASYDLLGYISFFTVGEDECRAWSIPRGTSAQLAAGEIHSDLARGFIRAEVVPYDALLSRGSLAACKEHAELRLEGKEYVVQDGDVINFRHAT encoded by the coding sequence ATGCTCCGCGCAGGCCTCATAGGTTTCCCGTCTTCCGGCAAGACCACCCTGTTCCAACTGATGACGTCGGCGAGGGAGGCCCCGAAGGCCTCGGCCAAAGCCGACGCCAACGTGGGTGTATCCCGGGTGCCCGACGAGCGGCTGGACCGTCTCACGGCGCTGTTCAACCCGAAGAAGCACGTGCCCGCCACGGTGGAATTCGCCGACATCGCGCACGGCGCCGCCCGAGGCGGGAGCGCGGCGCAGGCTTTGCTCGACGTCGCGCCTTACCGCAACGCCGACGCGCTGCTGCACGTCGTCCGCGGGTTCCGCGACGAGTCGGTGCCGCATTCCAAGCAAACGATCGACCCCGCGCGCGACGCGCGCGAGATGGAAGAAGAACTGATTCTCGCGGACCTCGGCGTCGTCGAGCGGCGGCTCGAGCGCCTCGAGCGCGATCTCAGGAAGCAGAACCTCCCGGAACTCAAGCGAGAGCAGGACGTGCTCCAGCGCTGCCGCGCGCGGCTCGACGAGGGGCGCGCGCTGCGCGGCCTGGAGCTGGAGCCCGAAGACGCTCGCCGTCTCCGAGGGTTCCAGCTGCTGTCGGCGAAGCCTGTGCTCCTGGTGCTGAACGTGGATGAAGCCGACCTCTCGCACGCCGACGAGGCGATCCACGACGCCGGCTTCGACCAGATTCTCGCGTCGGGCGCCGCGCGCGCCGTCCCCGCGTGTGCGAAGATCGAGCTTGAAATCGCGCAGCTCGAACCCGCCGACGCGGCTGCGTTCATGGCGGATCTGGGGCTGAAGGAATCGGGGCTGGATCGCGTCATCCGGGCCAGCTACGATCTGCTGGGATACATCTCGTTCTTCACGGTGGGCGAAGACGAGTGCCGCGCGTGGTCGATCCCGCGCGGAACCTCGGCGCAGCTCGCCGCCGGCGAGATCCACAGCGACCTCGCGCGCGGCTTCATCCGCGCGGAGGTCGTGCCGTATGATGCGCTGCTCTCGCGTGGATCGCTTGCCGCCTGCAAGGAACACGCGGAACTGCGCCTCGAAGGCAAGGAATACGTAGTGCAGGACGGCGACGTGATCAACTTCCGCCACGCAACCTAA
- a CDS encoding transpeptidase family protein encodes MADRRGVRLSTLIARARGRGRPARAARRRDGAATPPGWRAVVQKRLVVTALLFAAWGAGIQARLVWLQVIQHSDLTARAERQQMRTVDAVAKRGEILDRNGHVLAYSVDAESVYAVPTEVKDPARTAATLCGAFDDCDSRERQRIEERLRRQKAFAFVRRQLSPDEARRIASLKLDGIGFLKENRRYYPKKELAAHVIGYAGVENVGLAGIESAFDSQIRGRAGRILIQADARRHTVFSRVERPATAGADIELTIDEYLQYIAERELRATVAENRATGGTIVIMEPNSGEILALANYPTFNPNTFWRYQRSHTRNRAIQEIYEPGSTFKIVTASAAFEESVVDPEDLINVTGGRIAFGARVIHDTHDYGILSFTDVLVKSSNVGAIKIGLKLGPERLNRYVHRFGFGQTLSPELRGESQGIVWNAGELNDSALASVSMGYQIGVTPLQMATAVSSVANGGELMEPHIVRAVVRNGRRTETPRKALRRTISANTAAELTAILEDVVERGTARAAKLESYQVAGKTGTAAKLVGGRYSKSEYHASFIGFVPSRRPALTILVVIDSPRSKGYYGGVVAAPVFKRVAEAALRHLGVPPTVNPVPPVLVARNAGDSRDVPVPTRAAAVLDAGVQVARDGLMPDLRGLSGREALRMAAKLGLATHLRGRGLVVEQSPLPGTAVERGTPCEIVLGREGATP; translated from the coding sequence TTGGCCGATCGGCGGGGGGTACGGCTGTCGACGCTGATCGCGCGTGCGCGCGGTCGCGGACGGCCTGCGCGCGCCGCGCGCCGCCGCGACGGGGCGGCGACCCCTCCCGGCTGGCGCGCCGTCGTCCAGAAGCGGCTCGTCGTCACGGCACTCCTGTTTGCGGCGTGGGGCGCGGGGATCCAGGCGCGCCTCGTGTGGCTCCAGGTCATTCAGCACTCGGATCTCACGGCCCGCGCCGAGCGCCAGCAGATGCGGACGGTCGACGCCGTGGCCAAGCGGGGCGAGATCCTCGATCGCAACGGCCACGTGCTCGCCTACAGCGTCGACGCCGAGTCGGTGTACGCCGTTCCCACGGAAGTGAAGGATCCCGCGCGGACCGCCGCGACGCTGTGCGGCGCGTTTGACGACTGCGACAGCCGGGAGCGGCAGCGCATTGAGGAGCGCTTGCGGCGCCAGAAGGCGTTCGCCTTCGTTCGCCGGCAGCTCTCACCGGACGAGGCCCGGCGCATCGCCTCGCTCAAGCTCGACGGCATCGGGTTCCTCAAGGAGAACCGCCGCTACTACCCGAAGAAGGAGCTCGCCGCGCACGTCATCGGCTACGCGGGCGTTGAGAACGTCGGGCTGGCGGGGATCGAGTCCGCCTTCGATTCGCAGATTCGCGGGCGTGCCGGCCGGATCCTGATCCAGGCCGATGCGCGCCGCCACACCGTGTTCAGCCGGGTCGAACGCCCGGCCACCGCCGGCGCCGACATCGAGCTGACGATCGACGAGTACCTCCAGTACATCGCCGAGCGTGAGCTGCGCGCGACCGTCGCGGAGAACCGCGCGACGGGCGGCACCATCGTCATCATGGAGCCGAACTCGGGCGAGATCCTCGCGCTGGCGAACTACCCGACGTTCAACCCCAACACGTTCTGGCGTTACCAGCGCTCTCACACGCGGAACCGGGCGATCCAGGAGATCTACGAGCCGGGGTCGACCTTCAAGATCGTCACGGCGTCGGCGGCGTTCGAGGAATCGGTGGTCGATCCCGAGGATCTGATCAACGTCACCGGCGGCCGGATCGCGTTCGGTGCGCGCGTCATCCACGACACGCACGACTACGGGATCCTGTCGTTCACCGACGTGCTCGTGAAGTCGAGCAACGTCGGCGCGATCAAGATTGGCCTCAAGCTCGGACCCGAGCGCCTGAACCGGTACGTGCATCGCTTCGGGTTCGGCCAGACGCTGTCGCCCGAGCTGCGCGGCGAATCGCAGGGGATCGTGTGGAACGCGGGGGAGCTGAACGACAGCGCGCTGGCGTCGGTCTCGATGGGCTACCAGATCGGCGTCACGCCGCTGCAGATGGCCACCGCGGTCAGCTCGGTCGCCAATGGCGGCGAGCTCATGGAGCCGCACATCGTTCGTGCCGTGGTCCGCAACGGCCGTCGCACCGAAACTCCGCGAAAGGCGCTCCGGCGGACCATTTCTGCGAACACGGCGGCCGAGCTGACGGCCATTCTCGAGGACGTCGTCGAGCGCGGGACGGCCCGGGCGGCGAAGCTCGAGTCCTATCAGGTAGCGGGCAAGACCGGCACGGCGGCCAAGCTCGTCGGCGGACGGTACTCGAAGAGCGAGTACCACGCGTCGTTCATCGGCTTCGTGCCCTCGCGTCGTCCTGCTCTGACGATCCTGGTCGTGATCGACTCGCCGCGCTCGAAGGGTTACTACGGCGGCGTGGTCGCCGCGCCGGTGTTCAAGCGCGTCGCCGAAGCCGCGTTGCGGCACCTCGGCGTGCCCCCGACCGTCAACCCGGTTCCTCCAGTGCTCGTCGCGCGCAACGCGGGCGACAGCCGCGACGTGCCGGTGCCCACGCGTGCCGCCGCCGTCCTTGACGCCGGCGTCCAGGTTGCGCGCGACGGGCTCATGCCGGACCTCCGCGGGCTGAGCGGGCGCGAAGCCCTGCGCATGGCGGCGAAGCTCGGGCTGGCGACGCATCTTCGCGGGCGCGGGCTCGTGGTTGAACAGTCCCCGCTGCCCGGGACGGCCGTCGAGCGCGGCACCCCGTGCGAAATCGTGCTGGGACGGGAAGGAGCCACGCCGTGA
- a CDS encoding polyprenol monophosphomannose synthase, protein MNALVIIPTYNERENLPEIVPLVLQHDVRLLVVDDGSPDGTGDVAEQLARTYPGRMSVLHRTGKRGLGRSYVDGFRRALEMGVDVAVQMDADLSHDPVYLPKVLAGAERFDITIGSRYVNGISVVNWPLKRLILSTTGNNYVRAVTGMATHDCTGGFRAWTRKALSALPLDRIVSDGYSFQVETLYEAMRAGCTVGEVPIVFVERREGESKLSKGVVFESLLMPWRLRLRSLSRK, encoded by the coding sequence GTGAACGCGCTCGTCATCATTCCCACCTACAACGAGCGCGAGAACCTGCCGGAGATCGTGCCGCTCGTCCTGCAGCACGACGTCCGGTTGCTCGTCGTGGACGACGGCTCACCGGATGGGACCGGGGATGTGGCCGAGCAGCTCGCACGGACGTACCCCGGCCGGATGTCCGTGCTGCATCGCACGGGCAAGCGCGGGCTGGGCCGGTCGTACGTGGACGGTTTTCGCCGGGCCCTCGAGATGGGGGTGGACGTCGCCGTGCAGATGGATGCGGACCTGTCGCACGACCCGGTGTACCTGCCAAAGGTGCTCGCCGGGGCGGAGCGGTTCGACATCACGATCGGCTCGCGTTACGTGAACGGCATCAGCGTAGTCAACTGGCCGCTGAAGCGTCTGATCCTCAGCACCACGGGCAACAACTACGTGCGCGCGGTCACCGGAATGGCGACACACGACTGCACGGGCGGCTTCCGCGCGTGGACGCGCAAGGCGCTTTCCGCCCTTCCGCTCGATCGCATCGTCTCGGACGGCTACTCGTTCCAGGTGGAGACGCTGTACGAGGCGATGCGCGCCGGCTGCACGGTTGGCGAGGTGCCGATCGTGTTTGTCGAGCGACGGGAGGGAGAGTCGAAGCTCTCGAAGGGGGTCGTCTTCGAGTCGCTGCTGATGCCGTGGCGGCTGCGCCTTCGCAGCTTGTCACGCAAATAG
- a CDS encoding division/cell wall cluster transcriptional repressor MraZ: MLRGNYSAKIDDKGRLKVPTTFRVLVQEQHGSNLYVTSLSGESVRIYPMPVWLDIEAKLAKVPSTHPARARFFDRVNYYGQAAEFDTQGRVIIHPRLRDSAGMSGEVDVFGQYNYLEIWNHDRFLAKLQREPFTDDDARALSEFGI, from the coding sequence GTGCTGCGGGGGAACTACTCGGCCAAAATCGACGACAAGGGTCGATTGAAGGTGCCTACCACCTTCCGGGTACTCGTCCAGGAACAGCACGGCTCGAACCTCTACGTCACCAGCCTCTCGGGCGAGTCGGTTCGGATTTATCCGATGCCGGTCTGGCTCGACATCGAGGCCAAGCTCGCGAAGGTGCCCTCGACGCATCCGGCGCGGGCAAGATTTTTCGATCGCGTGAACTACTACGGCCAGGCCGCGGAGTTCGACACGCAGGGGCGGGTCATCATCCACCCGCGGCTGCGCGACTCGGCAGGCATGAGCGGCGAGGTGGACGTGTTCGGCCAGTACAACTACCTCGAGATCTGGAACCACGACCGGTTCCTCGCGAAGCTGCAGCGCGAGCCGTTCACCGACGACGACGCGCGGGCGCTGTCGGAGTTCGGAATATGA
- the rsmH gene encoding 16S rRNA (cytosine(1402)-N(4))-methyltransferase RsmH, with product MAPTDYVHEPVLLAEVLVALEPARGGTFVDCTVGLGGHARALLDGGAARLVGFDRDADALAIAAQRLEPFGDRVTLAHADYRELPSALAARGIEHVTGILADLGVSSMQLEAEGRGFSFRRDEPLDMRMDRSSGPTAAELLRETGEEDLANVIFRFGEERHSRRIARAIKARRIETTGELAEVVRRAVPHRGYQRIDPATRTFQALRIWVNRELDGLDGFVRAAVGVLARGGRAAVISFHSLEDRVIKHTMRELERDGAVRLLSRKPIGPSDAEADRNPRARSAKLRAAEKLS from the coding sequence GTGGCACCCACAGATTACGTGCACGAGCCGGTCCTACTGGCCGAAGTGCTCGTGGCGCTCGAACCGGCACGCGGCGGCACGTTCGTCGATTGCACGGTCGGCCTGGGAGGACACGCGCGGGCCTTGCTCGACGGAGGCGCCGCCCGGCTCGTCGGCTTCGATCGCGACGCGGACGCGCTGGCCATTGCCGCACAACGGCTCGAGCCCTTCGGGGACCGCGTCACGCTGGCCCACGCCGACTACCGCGAGCTGCCCTCGGCGCTCGCCGCGCGTGGCATCGAGCACGTGACGGGGATTCTCGCCGACCTCGGCGTGTCGTCGATGCAGCTGGAGGCGGAAGGACGCGGGTTCAGTTTCCGGCGCGACGAGCCGCTCGACATGCGGATGGACCGCTCCTCGGGTCCGACGGCCGCCGAGCTGTTGCGCGAGACCGGCGAGGAGGATCTCGCCAATGTGATTTTCCGGTTCGGGGAAGAACGCCACTCGCGCCGCATCGCCCGCGCGATCAAGGCGCGGCGGATCGAGACGACGGGCGAGCTGGCCGAAGTGGTGCGGCGCGCGGTGCCGCACCGGGGGTATCAGCGGATCGACCCGGCGACGCGCACCTTCCAGGCGCTGCGCATCTGGGTCAACCGCGAGCTGGACGGGCTCGACGGGTTCGTCCGGGCAGCGGTCGGCGTGCTGGCGCGCGGGGGGCGCGCCGCGGTCATCAGCTTTCACTCCCTGGAGGATCGGGTGATCAAGCACACGATGCGTGAGCTGGAGCGGGACGGTGCCGTGCGCCTGCTCTCGCGCAAGCCGATCGGCCCTTCGGACGCGGAGGCCGACCGCAATCCGCGCGCGCGCAGCGCCAAGCTGCGCGCGGCCGAGAAGCTGTCATGA
- a CDS encoding glycosyltransferase family 2 protein, whose amino-acid sequence MADAASVSVLIPAYNEAAAIGDVVARVRAAAPWHEIIVVDDGSTDATAERAREAGATVVRHPYNKGNGAAVKTAIRQARSDYVLILDADGQHQPEDTRRLTAPLGEYDLVIGARSGATQATLARRSGNAMLNWLAGYLTGRPIPDLTSGFRAARLARLREFIHLLPNGFSTPTTTTLAFLKAGYNVLFVNIDARPRVGTSKIKFARDGFRFYIILLRVVTLFSPLRIFLPVSIAAFLLGALYAVWTVVTQSHVTNSSVLLILFSAVVFLVGLVSEQIAALRFEGHQ is encoded by the coding sequence ATGGCCGACGCAGCTTCGGTTTCGGTGCTGATTCCCGCCTACAACGAAGCGGCGGCGATCGGCGACGTCGTCGCGCGCGTTCGCGCCGCCGCCCCCTGGCACGAGATCATCGTCGTGGACGACGGGTCCACGGACGCCACGGCCGAGCGCGCGCGCGAGGCCGGCGCGACCGTCGTCCGGCACCCCTACAACAAGGGAAACGGCGCGGCGGTGAAGACCGCGATCCGCCAGGCGCGCAGCGACTACGTGCTGATCCTCGATGCCGACGGCCAGCACCAGCCCGAGGACACGCGCCGCCTCACCGCACCGCTTGGCGAGTACGACCTGGTGATTGGCGCGCGCTCGGGCGCGACGCAGGCCACGCTGGCGCGGCGGTCCGGCAACGCCATGCTCAACTGGCTCGCCGGGTATCTCACCGGACGACCGATCCCGGATCTCACGTCCGGCTTCCGCGCCGCGCGGCTCGCGCGCCTGCGCGAATTCATTCACCTGCTGCCCAACGGCTTCTCCACCCCGACCACGACGACGCTGGCGTTCCTGAAAGCCGGGTACAACGTCCTGTTCGTGAACATCGACGCGAGGCCGCGGGTGGGCACGTCGAAGATCAAGTTCGCGCGAGACGGCTTCCGCTTCTACATCATCCTGCTGCGCGTCGTCACGCTGTTCAGCCCCCTGCGGATTTTCCTCCCGGTGAGCATCGCGGCGTTCCTCCTCGGCGCGTTGTACGCCGTCTGGACGGTCGTGACGCAGAGCCACGTCACGAACTCGTCGGTCCTGCTGATCCTGTTCTCGGCCGTCGTGTTTCTCGTCGGTCTTGTGTCCGAACAGATCGCGGCGCTCAGGTTCGAGGGGCACCAGTGA